From the Desulfosarcina sp. BuS5 genome, one window contains:
- a CDS encoding ABC-F family ATP-binding cassette domain-containing protein, whose translation MICTTNVTLAYGKRVLFKDVNIKFAPGNCYGLIGANGAGKSTFLKILSGDIEPDSGTVSVGSRERIAVLKQEHFAFDEEIVLNTVIMGHEKLYRIMTDREALYNKPDFSEEDGIRAGELEIEFAEMGGYEAESEAAVFLNNLSIIEEMHQKKMKELEGGEKVRVLLAQALFGNPDVLLLDEPTNNLGIKSIAWLEEFLYRFQNTVIVVSHDRHFMNQVCTHIADIDFGKISVYMGNYDFWYQASQLNLKQKQEGNKKTTDRANELKAFIQRFSFNASKSKQATSRKKLLEKLTIKDMPVSSRKYPFICFKPERP comes from the coding sequence ATGATTTGCACCACCAATGTTACCCTCGCCTACGGCAAGAGGGTTCTGTTCAAAGACGTTAATATCAAATTTGCACCAGGCAACTGTTACGGACTCATCGGCGCCAACGGAGCAGGAAAATCCACATTTTTGAAAATTCTTTCTGGGGATATAGAACCGGACTCGGGAACCGTCTCCGTGGGATCCAGGGAGAGAATCGCGGTTTTAAAACAGGAGCACTTTGCCTTTGACGAGGAGATTGTTTTAAACACTGTAATAATGGGCCATGAAAAGCTGTACAGAATTATGACAGATAGGGAAGCTCTTTATAATAAACCAGATTTTTCCGAAGAGGACGGAATCAGAGCAGGTGAGCTTGAGATTGAATTCGCAGAGATGGGCGGCTATGAGGCAGAGTCTGAAGCGGCGGTTTTCTTAAACAATCTGAGCATTATCGAAGAGATGCATCAGAAAAAGATGAAGGAACTCGAGGGCGGGGAAAAGGTGCGAGTGCTTCTTGCCCAGGCCCTGTTCGGAAACCCGGACGTCCTCCTTCTGGACGAACCCACCAACAACCTGGGCATAAAGTCCATTGCCTGGCTTGAGGAGTTTCTCTACAGGTTCCAGAACACGGTAATCGTAGTGTCACATGACCGTCATTTCATGAACCAGGTCTGCACACACATTGCAGATATCGATTTTGGTAAGATCTCGGTGTACATGGGGAACTACGATTTCTGGTACCAGGCCAGCCAACTAAATCTGAAACAGAAACAGGAGGGAAACAAGAAAACCACTGACCGGGCCAATGAACTGAAGGCTTTTATACAGCGGTTCAGTTTCAACGCCTCCAAGTCGAAGCAGGCCACCTCCCGAAAAAAACTTTTAGAAAAACTCACCATTAAGGACATGCCGGTGTCGTCAAGAAAATACCCGTTTATTTGCTTCAAGCCGGAACGACCCTAA
- a CDS encoding IS4 family transposase, which translates to MDIFNIPKKNFNPQSHARFLKPLQKIFPDTPQLKSRGHRPLKMTFEDQLHALIFFHLQEHESARDLIQHLKEDDFAKECVAPDGGISRSSFSEIINSRGLEQLEYVFQALCSQAQNALPSNYSDLGELVSIDGSLIDAVLSMYWADYRKGAKKAKGHFGFDVNRKIPIKIHLTNGNGAERPFVRSILTKGQTGIMDRGYQSHKDFDLLQDEKKHFVCRIKAKTTRTIIKEQPVDPDSYIFYDAVVLLGTPGVNQTRKPVRLVGYKIAGVKYFVATDRYDLTAEQVATVYKLRWDIETFFKWWKKHLKVYHLIAHSRYGLMVQILAGLITYLLMAIYCHEQFNEPVSIKRIRQLRNTIQNELRTDEKNVWSNNLIIKEQMLYAKT; encoded by the coding sequence ATGGACATATTCAATATCCCAAAAAAGAATTTTAATCCCCAATCTCATGCTCGATTTCTCAAACCTTTGCAAAAGATTTTTCCTGACACGCCACAGCTTAAATCCCGAGGTCACAGGCCATTGAAAATGACTTTTGAAGATCAGCTTCACGCACTGATATTTTTCCATCTACAAGAACATGAATCAGCTCGTGATCTTATTCAACACCTTAAAGAAGACGATTTTGCCAAAGAATGTGTCGCTCCAGATGGAGGGATCAGTCGTAGCAGTTTTTCCGAAATTATCAATTCTCGAGGGCTTGAACAGCTTGAATATGTTTTTCAAGCTCTTTGCAGCCAGGCACAAAATGCTTTACCATCAAATTATTCAGATCTCGGTGAACTCGTTTCCATTGATGGATCTTTAATTGATGCAGTTCTGTCCATGTACTGGGCTGATTACAGAAAAGGCGCTAAAAAAGCAAAAGGCCATTTCGGCTTTGATGTCAATCGCAAGATTCCTATAAAAATTCATCTGACAAATGGAAATGGCGCTGAACGCCCCTTTGTCAGGTCTATCCTTACAAAAGGCCAAACAGGAATCATGGATCGGGGGTATCAATCACATAAGGATTTTGATCTTCTTCAGGATGAAAAAAAACATTTTGTTTGCCGCATCAAAGCGAAAACAACAAGAACTATTATCAAAGAGCAGCCTGTTGATCCCGACAGCTATATTTTTTATGATGCTGTGGTTCTTCTTGGCACTCCTGGGGTAAACCAGACCAGAAAGCCGGTTCGACTGGTTGGTTATAAAATTGCCGGTGTCAAATATTTTGTGGCAACTGATCGTTATGATCTTACAGCCGAGCAGGTTGCAACCGTTTATAAGCTTAGATGGGATATCGAAACTTTTTTCAAATGGTGGAAGAAACATTTAAAAGTGTACCACTTGATTGCTCACAGTAGATATGGCCTGATGGTTCAAATCCTTGCGGGGTTAATAACCTACCTGCTTATGGCCATATACTGCCATGAACAGTTTAATGAACCTGTATCAATAAAGAGGATTCGTCAGCTTAGAAATACCATCCAGAACGAATTACGTACTGACGAAAAAAACGTATGGTCTAATAATCTGATTATCAAAGAGCAAATGCTATATGCAAAAACTTAA
- a CDS encoding CGGC domain-containing protein — MEKILIVGCKKAMDNVCIACSRCLVAFNRREGEFSRYKDDDVELVGLLNCGDCPGATIVTRLAQINLWNKPMGEKITKIHVAACIEDHCPYNEMIINKIKAKSGVEVIIGAHPYKPNDIFA, encoded by the coding sequence ATGGAAAAAATTTTGATCGTTGGCTGTAAAAAAGCTATGGATAATGTTTGTATCGCATGTTCAAGGTGTCTGGTCGCTTTTAATCGAAGAGAGGGTGAGTTCAGCCGTTATAAAGATGATGACGTCGAACTTGTCGGCCTGCTGAATTGTGGCGATTGCCCAGGCGCGACAATCGTAACAAGATTAGCTCAAATCAATCTTTGGAATAAACCGATGGGAGAAAAAATAACCAAAATACATGTTGCCGCTTGTATAGAAGACCACTGTCCTTATAATGAGATGATTATAAACAAGATAAAAGCTAAATCAGGCGTGGAGGTGATTATAGGTGCGCATCCCTACAAGCCGAATGATATTTTTGCATAG
- a CDS encoding glutamate-cysteine ligase family protein codes for MTPDTLNKLIHAHADKLLTLILNKAPSGPRTYGFEYEFIPSAPLNLEFMEKLYSFLPECGFSRKNGSFINSSGVYIAFEPGGQIEYHSSPLLPDEHDKLNRILFMIEQTNFNIKQKFGIDYITTGYIPNREDSPLCLTEQRYIELHQRLSESGTRGREMMKGTASIHFHVLIRFAEEIVPLFLNLCAMTKLDDFKMKAKRREIWNNTDPCRCGLPFKGIDKNSSPEQVIREIVRVTVSADLLDEKIPFFKNQETGFDKFLYHLTTIFTNVRLNIKGPTFEIRTTDSTSIIGFKKLWTEFININEQI; via the coding sequence ATGACCCCTGACACACTGAACAAACTTATACATGCACATGCCGATAAGCTGCTGACCCTCATTTTGAATAAAGCGCCTTCAGGCCCAAGAACATACGGCTTTGAGTATGAATTTATACCATCCGCTCCTTTGAACCTTGAATTTATGGAGAAACTTTACTCTTTTCTGCCTGAATGCGGCTTTTCAAGGAAGAATGGCAGCTTCATAAATTCATCCGGCGTTTATATTGCATTTGAACCGGGCGGTCAGATAGAATACCACAGCAGCCCACTTCTGCCTGATGAGCATGACAAATTAAACCGGATACTTTTTATGATTGAGCAGACTAATTTTAATATCAAACAGAAGTTCGGGATAGATTATATAACTACAGGATATATACCGAACCGGGAGGATTCACCCCTGTGCCTTACAGAACAACGCTACATCGAACTCCACCAACGGCTCTCTGAAAGCGGAACCCGCGGCCGTGAAATGATGAAAGGTACAGCTTCCATACACTTCCATGTGCTCATTCGCTTTGCAGAGGAAATCGTCCCTCTTTTCTTAAATCTATGCGCAATGACTAAACTAGATGATTTTAAAATGAAGGCAAAACGTAGGGAGATATGGAACAATACCGATCCCTGCCGATGCGGCCTTCCTTTTAAGGGCATAGATAAAAACTCTTCACCTGAACAGGTAATCCGGGAAATAGTCAGGGTCACCGTATCTGCCGATCTTCTTGATGAAAAAATTCCTTTTTTTAAAAATCAGGAGACTGGTTTTGATAAATTCCTGTATCATCTGACCACAATATTCACTAACGTGCGTCTTAATATCAAGGGCCCCACATTTGAGATAAGGACTACGGACAGTACTAGCATAATCGGGTTTAAAAAATTATGGACAGAATTCATCAACATAAATGAACAGATTTGA
- the asnB gene encoding asparagine synthase (glutamine-hydrolyzing), producing the protein MCGIYGIVSTSLSKGKILRRLEKMGGLLRHRGPDDKKENIFQVNRGWLGFGFVRLSILDLETGMQPITCPKDGSTIICNGQIYNYIELKPGVSGEDFISKGDIEVALHLYRRKGIDFLQELNGMYAGAIFDQPRNRFILFRDRFGIKPLYYTETDDCFAFSSEIKPLIAGSRLPLELNQAGLAAYFTYRYLPGEQTMFKNIKKLPPGSYLAFDLNSGAYAIKRYWEYKFDIDVPEISFTDAKEKFHTLLSDAVNIRLRSDVEVGALVSGGIDSSAVASMAADRKPNISLFTISFEEEKYNELLNVKKFLKANNSRFSSARLYMELCSRRALDQLPEIVRSIEEPISLGTILPTDQVCRLAGDRLKVVLTGEGADEIFGGYRKFLIEAAACRYHTLSSSRQKELDYTFPELKPYLAVRHKDPARRYIQSEILYSNDELKQLIGRDTADNSFPGDALPRLSGREHPLNTAIAFEIRARLPDYVILRLDKLSMRHSLETRTPFLDYRLAEFAATLPVGFKVNIDECREKFICSHAYTDFSVLDHETAFRKKQPFTIPLADWFAKPDTLPDFLQEIMLGSIIKQQGILNQEITREHMSKITACGIGPQTLVSEADRIFSIIIFTLWYNEFFC; encoded by the coding sequence ATGTGCGGAATATACGGAATTGTTTCAACTTCCCTTTCAAAGGGAAAAATTCTGCGGCGACTCGAAAAAATGGGCGGGCTTCTGCGCCACAGGGGACCTGACGACAAAAAAGAGAATATCTTTCAGGTAAACCGCGGCTGGCTCGGTTTCGGTTTTGTCCGGCTCTCCATTCTTGACCTTGAAACCGGCATGCAGCCTATTACCTGCCCAAAAGACGGTTCCACTATTATTTGCAACGGACAGATATACAACTACATTGAGCTTAAACCCGGGGTGTCCGGCGAAGATTTTATATCTAAAGGAGATATAGAAGTCGCTCTGCACCTGTACCGAAGAAAAGGTATTGATTTTCTGCAGGAGCTCAACGGCATGTATGCCGGCGCTATATTTGACCAACCAAGAAACAGATTCATACTTTTTCGGGACCGCTTCGGCATAAAGCCCTTATATTACACGGAAACAGACGATTGTTTCGCTTTTTCATCTGAAATAAAGCCCCTAATTGCCGGTAGCCGTCTTCCGCTGGAACTTAACCAGGCCGGCCTGGCTGCGTATTTCACCTACCGGTATCTCCCGGGTGAACAGACGATGTTTAAAAATATAAAAAAGCTGCCGCCCGGCTCATATCTCGCATTTGATCTTAACTCAGGTGCATATGCCATAAAACGTTACTGGGAATATAAATTTGACATAGATGTTCCTGAAATCTCTTTTACCGATGCAAAGGAAAAATTTCATACTCTTCTTTCAGACGCTGTAAATATAAGACTCCGCTCGGATGTTGAAGTAGGGGCCCTTGTGAGTGGCGGCATTGATTCTTCCGCGGTTGCTTCAATGGCCGCCGACCGGAAGCCGAACATAAGCCTTTTCACTATTTCTTTTGAAGAGGAAAAATATAATGAGCTCCTTAATGTAAAAAAATTTTTAAAAGCTAACAACAGCCGCTTTTCTTCAGCAAGACTGTACATGGAACTCTGCAGCCGCCGGGCCCTTGACCAACTTCCTGAAATTGTACGGTCTATAGAAGAACCGATTTCACTGGGAACCATTCTTCCAACAGACCAGGTTTGCAGGTTGGCAGGAGACAGGCTAAAGGTGGTACTTACCGGCGAAGGCGCAGATGAGATTTTTGGCGGATACCGAAAATTTCTTATCGAAGCGGCAGCATGCCGATACCACACGCTTTCATCCAGCCGGCAAAAGGAGCTTGATTACACTTTTCCTGAACTTAAGCCGTATCTTGCGGTGCGGCACAAAGACCCGGCAAGGCGTTACATACAAAGTGAAATACTTTACAGCAATGATGAACTAAAGCAACTGATTGGACGGGATACTGCCGACAACTCTTTTCCTGGGGACGCACTTCCGCGCCTTAGCGGCAGGGAGCATCCATTAAATACGGCCATCGCTTTCGAGATTCGCGCAAGGCTTCCTGACTATGTTATACTACGTCTTGACAAGCTTTCCATGAGACATTCGCTTGAGACAAGGACTCCTTTTCTTGATTACCGACTCGCAGAATTCGCGGCGACGCTCCCGGTCGGATTCAAAGTCAACATTGACGAATGCCGTGAAAAATTTATTTGCAGTCACGCGTATACCGACTTCTCCGTGCTGGATCATGAAACAGCTTTCAGAAAAAAACAGCCTTTTACGATCCCGCTCGCAGACTGGTTCGCGAAACCCGACACTCTCCCTGATTTCCTGCAAGAGATAATGCTTGGCAGTATTATAAAGCAGCAAGGTATCCTGAATCAAGAGATTACGCGGGAACATATGAGCAAAATTACTGCGTGCGGAATAGGACCCCAGACCCTTGTTTCCGAGGCAGACAGAATATTTTCCATTATTATTTTTACTTTATGGTACAATGAATTTTTCTGTTAA
- the ald gene encoding alanine dehydrogenase: protein MIVGILKEIKSAENRVSMTPAGVETLVQNSHAVLVEKDAGKGTGFTDNDYVKVGGEIVASPGEIYKRADMVMHVKEPLPSEYDLIRKDQIIFTFLHLAANEKLTRALIKSRSVCIAYETIQKPDGSLPLLTPMSEIAGRLAVQQGAGFLEMTHGGRGVLLGGVPGVNPGTVVVIGGGTAGINAAKMACGLGAKVYLLEINLARLRYLSDVMPKNCFLIMSGPAAIRKFVKKADLVVGAVLSPGAKSPLLVTRPMLKTMKKGSVIVDIAIDQGGCFETSKPTTHIDPVYTINGVLHYCVANIPGAVPITSTIALTNATLPYVVEIADKGWKRAARENPSIGSGLNVVDGKVTCRGVSDAFGLEYIYFESMIESSL from the coding sequence ATGATTGTCGGCATACTTAAGGAGATAAAGTCGGCGGAGAATCGTGTTTCCATGACTCCTGCGGGAGTTGAGACGCTTGTTCAAAACAGCCATGCGGTTCTTGTGGAAAAAGACGCCGGCAAAGGCACCGGTTTTACCGATAACGATTACGTTAAAGTCGGCGGAGAAATTGTAGCTTCTCCCGGGGAAATCTATAAGCGGGCGGATATGGTTATGCATGTCAAGGAACCTTTGCCTTCGGAATATGATCTTATCAGAAAAGATCAGATTATATTCACTTTTCTTCATCTTGCAGCCAATGAAAAATTGACCCGGGCGCTGATAAAGAGCCGGTCGGTATGTATCGCCTATGAAACAATTCAGAAACCGGACGGGTCTCTGCCGCTTCTGACCCCCATGAGTGAAATCGCCGGCCGGCTTGCAGTTCAGCAGGGAGCCGGATTTCTGGAAATGACTCATGGCGGTCGCGGCGTGCTTCTAGGGGGCGTGCCCGGAGTTAATCCGGGCACAGTTGTTGTTATAGGCGGCGGGACAGCCGGCATCAATGCAGCCAAAATGGCCTGCGGTTTGGGTGCCAAAGTATATCTGCTTGAAATCAACCTGGCCAGGCTTCGCTACTTAAGCGATGTAATGCCGAAAAATTGTTTTCTTATAATGTCCGGTCCGGCAGCTATTCGCAAGTTTGTCAAAAAAGCCGATCTTGTGGTTGGCGCTGTGCTTAGCCCGGGAGCCAAGTCCCCCCTGCTGGTCACTCGGCCGATGCTTAAAACAATGAAAAAAGGCTCGGTAATAGTTGATATCGCTATTGACCAGGGCGGCTGCTTTGAAACTTCAAAGCCCACCACCCATATAGATCCTGTTTATACTATCAACGGTGTGCTGCATTACTGTGTCGCCAACATACCCGGTGCCGTTCCCATAACATCTACAATCGCTTTGACCAACGCAACGCTGCCATATGTAGTTGAGATCGCCGACAAGGGCTGGAAAAGGGCGGCGCGGGAAAATCCTTCGATAGGTTCAGGCCTAAACGTGGTTGACGGAAAGGTTACATGCAGGGGAGTTTCCGATGCTTTTGGCCTGGAATATATTTACTTTGAAAGCATGATTGAAAGCAGTCTTTAA
- the kdsB gene encoding 3-deoxy-manno-octulosonate cytidylyltransferase — protein sequence MKNIPECYGIIPARYASTRFPAKPLADILGKPMFWHVFKRAAQCPELLKTVLATDDTRIYSAAEELDVPVVMTRPDHPSGTDRVMEAADILDLPGDAVVVNIQGDEPAMKPKMLTELVEPFVDSEILVTTMAKKIRAEDAENPDQVKVVFGENNRALYFSRSIIPYARDDEKPELYGHIGLYAFRMKTLKRFVSMPAGRLENTEKLEQLRLLENNIPIHIVVTDYQSIGVDRPEDIKKVIKAVSL from the coding sequence TTGAAAAATATTCCGGAATGCTATGGGATCATACCAGCCCGATACGCTTCTACAAGATTTCCTGCCAAGCCTCTGGCCGACATTCTCGGCAAACCGATGTTCTGGCATGTTTTTAAACGCGCCGCCCAATGTCCCGAGCTGTTAAAAACAGTTCTGGCAACAGATGACACAAGGATATATTCTGCTGCGGAAGAACTTGATGTGCCCGTTGTAATGACCAGGCCGGATCATCCCAGCGGCACCGATAGGGTAATGGAGGCGGCTGATATTCTTGATCTTCCTGGGGATGCCGTTGTTGTAAACATACAGGGAGACGAACCTGCGATGAAACCGAAAATGTTGACGGAGCTTGTTGAGCCTTTTGTAGATTCCGAGATACTTGTAACAACAATGGCAAAAAAAATACGCGCAGAGGATGCTGAAAACCCTGATCAGGTTAAAGTTGTTTTCGGAGAGAATAACAGAGCGCTTTATTTTTCCAGATCGATTATTCCTTATGCACGGGATGACGAAAAGCCTGAGCTTTACGGACATATAGGATTATATGCTTTTCGTATGAAAACTCTTAAAAGATTTGTTTCTATGCCAGCCGGCAGGCTTGAAAATACGGAAAAGCTGGAGCAATTGCGTTTACTGGAGAACAATATACCGATCCACATTGTTGTTACAGATTATCAAAGTATCGGGGTGGACCGGCCGGAAGATATTAAAAAGGTCATAAAAGCCGTTTCTTTATGA
- a CDS encoding 3-deoxy-D-manno-octulosonic acid transferase → MRKLNPKKIPAISAAEKFAFLLYNMGWNLAIPLLRINSRIKDGFEQRILKKGLPGVDLWIQAASAGEAYLAWNFVKNLRFVPYLRILITSNTRQGIEILARAADDIMRSEKGKKIFISYFPFDKPAIMKKAVKEVRPKLMILLETEIWPGLMMALKKTGCRIVIINGRITLKSFNRYILWHSLFSRLSPDKIFAVSAPDAERFTLLFGKELVATMPNMKFDRLNSPLSDDENRDLNNLLPSNTPFIVLGSVRSEEEDQVQEIILHLLKRRPDIIIGLFPRHMHRIGTWEERLNHISATSVLRSKIDKTVSSGTVILWDVFGELGAAYGISTAAFVGGSLAPLGGQNFLEAVVSGVVPVVGPYWDNFAWIGDEIFEQGLVTSAANPINVIDMLEKNINKPEQRDKVRDSIGKYIKERQGGTEIVCSYVEKFLKEKNF, encoded by the coding sequence GTGCGCAAATTAAACCCAAAAAAGATACCTGCAATTTCTGCGGCTGAAAAATTCGCCTTCCTGCTTTATAATATGGGGTGGAATTTGGCCATACCTTTACTCCGGATAAACAGCAGGATTAAAGACGGATTTGAGCAGCGGATTCTAAAAAAAGGATTGCCTGGGGTAGATCTATGGATACAGGCTGCGTCGGCCGGGGAGGCCTATCTTGCCTGGAATTTTGTAAAAAATTTGAGATTCGTCCCTTATTTAAGAATATTGATAACATCCAATACCAGGCAGGGGATTGAAATACTTGCCCGGGCGGCTGATGATATTATGCGATCTGAAAAAGGGAAAAAAATATTTATATCTTATTTTCCCTTTGACAAGCCTGCCATAATGAAAAAGGCCGTTAAGGAGGTTCGTCCGAAATTAATGATCCTGCTGGAGACGGAAATCTGGCCGGGCCTTATGATGGCTTTAAAAAAGACAGGCTGCAGGATTGTTATCATAAACGGCAGGATAACCTTGAAAAGTTTTAACAGGTATATACTTTGGCATTCTCTATTCAGCAGATTGAGCCCGGACAAAATTTTTGCCGTTTCTGCTCCTGATGCAGAACGGTTCACCCTGCTGTTCGGCAAAGAGCTTGTCGCAACTATGCCGAATATGAAATTCGACCGGCTTAACAGCCCATTATCCGATGATGAAAACAGGGATTTAAATAATTTATTGCCATCAAACACTCCTTTTATTGTACTTGGTTCAGTAAGAAGCGAGGAAGAAGATCAGGTTCAGGAAATTATCCTGCATCTGCTCAAAAGACGGCCGGATATAATTATCGGGCTCTTTCCCAGGCATATGCATAGAATCGGAACCTGGGAGGAAAGGTTGAATCATATATCTGCAACATCGGTACTGCGATCTAAAATAGATAAAACAGTATCTTCCGGCACGGTAATTTTATGGGACGTTTTCGGAGAACTGGGGGCGGCATATGGAATATCAACGGCAGCATTTGTCGGCGGTAGTCTTGCCCCCCTTGGCGGGCAAAATTTTCTGGAAGCGGTTGTATCCGGTGTGGTTCCTGTAGTAGGCCCTTATTGGGATAATTTTGCCTGGATCGGTGACGAGATTTTTGAGCAGGGGCTTGTTACAAGCGCAGCTAACCCGATTAATGTCATCGATATGTTAGAAAAAAATATTAATAAACCGGAACAGCGCGATAAAGTGCGCGACTCGATAGGCAAATATATTAAAGAGCGTCAAGGTGGAACTGAAATTGTATGTTCTTATGTAGAAAAATTTTTGAAGGAGAAAAATTTTTGA